The DNA segment AATCATATTGGATCTAAGCAAGTTGGAATATATCAATAGCATTGGTGTAGCAACACTGATTAGTATTATTAAAACTGTAGAAACACAAAATGGGAAAATTAGAATTGGAGGTTTAAATCACTTTTTAGAAAACGTAATCCAACTAATGGATCTTCCCAAAAAAGTGCAAATTTATAATACCAAAAAAGATGCCATGCTC comes from the Leptospira ellinghausenii genome and includes:
- a CDS encoding STAS domain-containing protein — translated: MTKFTFPSLIIETESIHIKGEVVQVVSFVGQITNTNAYEINRSISSVFEDGIYQIILDLSKLEYINSIGVATLISIIKTVETQNGKIRIGGLNHFLENVIQLMDLPKKVQIYNTKKDAMLNWV